The Sabethes cyaneus chromosome 3, idSabCyanKW18_F2, whole genome shotgun sequence DNA window caaaggttttggtattgtggctagccacgacgggtcaacctagttttgataataatatcacagcattctgaccatgcgttctaaAGTTATTGTGCGGACCCTTTTCAGTAGTCCAAGGACACAGGCTGTGGGATGCTGGTTGTAGGGAAATCCTTTTCCGTCGGTGGGTTTGTCAAAACCCAAAAAATTTATATCACACGCGCTGTATGAAAAACTAACTTTTATTCGTTCCAAAATTTTAATCGTGTAAAGAAACAATATGTATATATGTGACCGATCGATCTGGCGATTTATTAGCTACTGATCATGTCTCGAAATTTGGTCCAGCAGCAGTGATAACTGTTATACGTTTCCTCCGTGCAGCGAGCTAAACGACAGTAATCTTATCAAGAGAATTTATGCTGCACGGGGGGCACTCGGAAGGAGTGCATCAAACTACCGAACATGCCGGCCACCTAAATTCTATGAAGGAATTTATGAACATCATAGTCTAACTAAACGTAATAATAGCTTAATGATAATTCAATAACATTTGAAAGGCAATCTTCTTCATTTTCACCTAATTTCCATTTGGGATTCCTGCAGACTGTGGATGGCCGTCGTTCGTTGAATGTGAGGCGGCAAATTTCTCGAATGGTAGCAAACATATACGTGAGACTTGACGCTTGTAGATGGAACCATTCGGATTCGCACCTTTACTACCCGAACCACGTTGTCGGGACCCGGGAAAATTTCAATAATGCGGGCTAGAGGCCATTCCGTAGCCGCATGTCCATCCTCCTTGAGCAGCACCATTTGGCCAACCTTCAGTTGCGTTGCTTGGGGAAATCGTTGATTTTGGTTGTGAAGTTGTGAAATATATTCTCGTTTCCATCTCCTTCAATGCTGCTGCATTTGTTGGTAGTGCTGCAGTCGATTTGTGGGGACACCTGCATAATCCGGTTCAGGAATTGTCAGAAGAGAGGCACCCGTGAGAAAATGCCCGGGAGTGAGCTCTCGAAGATGGTTGCTAGCACCTTGGAAGTTGAGGCCGTTATCCGAATGTATCTCGGCAGGTAGACCTCGACGGGATATAAAGCGTCGCAAGACGCCTAAGAAGGCGGCAGTAGTGAGATCCCCTGCTAGCTCTAGGTGAACAGCCTTTGTGCTGAAGCACACGAAGACGGCGATGTAGGCCTTTTGGGATGCTGCTTTACGATGCACGGGCTTCAGATAGATCGGACCACAATAGTCGACTCCGGTGACAGCGAATACACGAGTGGGAGTTGTACGAGGCTTTGGGCGCTGACCAGGGGGTTGTGAAATTGAGACAGGGTTGCTTCGAAAGCAGCGAATACAATTGCAAAAAATATGAGTTGCCAGTCCTCTACCCTTTAAAGGCCAGAACTCTTGCCTGATTTGCGCGAGTGTCATACGGGGGCCCGAATGAAGTGCAATTTCGTGGTATGCGACTGCCACTTTCCGTGAGAAAGAATGGTTGCCTGGAATAATCATGGGGTGCCGAACGGCGTACGATTCTGTAGCAAGTCTTAGCCGGCCACCAACTCGAAGTATGCCCAGTTGATCCAGGAACGGGTTGAGCAGCTTCAGTGACGAATGAGCATGAATGGTACGATGATTAACGAGCGCCTTGATCTCTACGGCGAATGACTCTCGTTGAACGCATCGCACCAAAACATATTTGGCTTGTTGCAGATCCTTAACGCTGAGTGATGGGGTAATGGGGGGCGGCTTACGGCGTTGACACCTTCGGATGAATCTTATACAGTACGTGGTAATTCGCAAAAGCTTCCAGTAGGACGAATAGCGATCCAAAATTGGATGGGTTAGTGTGTGGTCCGTTACCACAAGAACGTTTTTTCTCTTCTGCAGCAATTCCTCCGATGGTTTCTCGTACTCCAACTGCTCTTTAGTGTTCCAATGATGATCGGGTAGTGACAGCCAATGGGGACCATGAAACCATTGCGGTAAATCAGGAAGATCTCTTGGCATGACGCCTCGGGATACAAGATCAGCTGGATTTTCCGTACCCTTGACATGGTTCCACCGATGTCCCTTAGTGAGCTCCTGAATGTGAGAGACTCGGTTTGCGACAAATGTTGGCCAAACGTATGATGGCAGCTTCAGCCATGACAGTACAACAGTCGAATCTGACCAGAACCAAGCCTCAACCTCTTCCATCTTGAGTGCATGAACGGTAGCTCGGTAAAGTTTTGCAGCAACGAAAGCTCCACACAGCTCCAACCTTGGAAGCGTAGCCTTCTTCAGACTTGCGGGACGAGATTTTGCTGCTACCAACTCGACTTTGATCCGCCCAAACTGACTAATTGAGCAAGCATAAATACATGCACCATAGGCGGCTTCGGATGCATTCGAAAATGTATGGAACTGTATCAGCATTGGATTATCGATAAACGCGTATCGATCCACCTTGATGTTGGAAAGTAATGGCAGCTGCTGACAGAAATCTGCCCACTGTTTCTCCAAGTCCGCCGATAATGGATCATCCCAACCTTGAGTAGCCACCCAGAGTAGCTGCATACGAATCTTGGCCCATGCAATAACAGGCGCTGTAATGCCGGTAGGATCGAATAATTGCGCGATAACGGAATATACCTTACGCCTAGTCCACTGTCCGCTTACTGTGAGACCCGACGCGTCGATGCTTAACAAATCTGGCCCTGGTTGCCAGTTGACTCCCAACGTTTTAACATGCTCTTGGTCGAAGCTAAGTGTAGATGACGTTCCCAATTCATCAGCAGCCAATCCTGCTAACACGTTCTTCGAGCTTGATACCCATTTTCGCAGTCTGAAACCACCCTTTGACAACAGTTGTTTCAATTTTTGCCGCAGCAAAATAGCCTCTTCTTCAGAGTCTGCTCCTCCGATTTAGTCATCGATATAAAAGTCACGAACAAGCGCCACCTTCGCTCGTGGGTAGTGATCACCTTCGTCATAGGCCAGCTGCTGCAAACATCGCGTAGCAAGGAATGATGATGGGGCTAACCCAAAGGTAACCCTAGTCATCTCGTACGTTGAAATTGGTTCCGAAGGCAAGAATCTCCACAGAATCCGGAGTAAGGGAGTATCTTCTGGGTGTACCGTCACCTGTAGGTACATCTTCTCAATATCAGCAACGAGAGCAACCAAATGCTTGCGAAATCGTAGAAGCAGATCAAATAGAGGGTCCTGGATTACCGGACCTATCATCAGCGCGTCGTTCAGAGAGTAATTGGATGACGACTTAGCTGAACCGTCAAAAACTGGCCGAATCTTAGTAGTCGCGCTTGCCTCTTTGAAGACGGGGTGGTGAGGTAAGTAGAAAGCGATTCGTTTATCGCGCTTCAGCTCCTCTTCCGGAACGATACCCATGTGATTTTGATCCAAATAAGCTTGCATTGCTTCATTGTATTGCCTGCGTAGTTCCGGATCCTTGCTTAACCGCCGTTCTAGTTGAACAAGTCTTCGTACCGCCATATCCTTCATTTCACCGATCATCTGCTCAAAACCCATTCGCTTCGGCAGATGCACCACATAACGCCCCGTTGGGTCACGAAAATGTGTGGTTTGAAGTGCTCTTCACAATCCTTTTCTTCCACAGTCAGCTTTGGTGCCTCTTGCAGTTCCTCAAGCGCCCAGAAACGCTCAATTTTTTCCTCTAAAGTAGTTGTATTGACCGTAGCGTGGCAGCACGGAACAAGGTTCATATTTCCTAAATCTGCTTTGCCAGCCGCAATCCACCCGACGACGGTGCTGACGAAAAGTGGAAGCCCTTCGCCTACACGCTGTATTTGAACTCTACTGTTATTAAGCAACAAGAACTCGTAGAAGTATTCCAAACCCAGAAGAATGTCAATCGGAGCTCGCTTATGAAAACCTGGATCCGCCAAGGCAATGTCGGATGGAAGATTCCAGCTGCCGATCGGAATCGTCGTTGAAGGTTGGTCCTCCGTCACCCTTTTAATAACCAAAAAATCCATCGGCACCGAATAATCTGCAATACGGGAACCGATTGTAGCAGTCACACTACTGCTTATCTGTATCCGCGAACTGCCAACACCCGCGATTGGCACATTAGTTGCTTTTCTCGGTAACCTTAAGATCTGACTTAACCGCTCCGAAATCAGATTTGCTTGCGATCCGCTGTCGAGCAGCGCTCTCGCTATATGCAACCGCCCGTTGCAATCCTTCACCGAGACGAGCACCATCGATAAGAATACGTGCACCTCACGTGATTCCGCAGCAACATTAGCCGCATAGATTGTAGCTACCGAGCTCTGCATAGATGGTTGAAGGACGTCTGTTGCGGCCGCTGTAGTTGTAGAAACACCAGATTGTTTCGTAGCCTGAGCATCAGCCGTAGAACCAGAATTTGATGTCGACAGCCCACGATGTAGCAGAGTGTGGTGCTTTTTCTTACACGTTCGGCAGCGATAATTTGAATTACACTCTCGAACATAGTGGCCACGATAGAGACAATTACTACACAGTCTCTTGGAGTTGACGAACTGGAACCGCTTATCCAATGTCATTTTTATGAAATCCGAACAATTACTGAGAGAATGGGGTCCACCACAAAATACACATTTCGGCAACGCGTTTTCTGAAGTTGTGTGGACGGAGAGTTTTCGCATGGATTTCTTGAACGGTGTAGTAGAGAAAGTTGATACATGATGACTTTCAGCAGATTGGTCGACCGATATTGCATCAAGTATCCGTGTTTGCCCTTCCAAGAATTCCATTACGTGAAGGTATGTAGGTTCTTCTTTCTTTACAGCGAATTCTTCCCAATGTTTCTGCGTGACGTCATCCAGCTTCGATACTAATAGTTGTGTCAGCATTGCACCCCAACCCGCAGACACTTCCCCCAATTGATCTACGATTTTTAGATGTCGATCAAAACAATCGATGACGTCATGGATTCCGCTTGCAGTCATCTTTTTCAGTTTAGGAAAATGCAGCAGAGCGTTCACATGTCGCTTCTTCTGCAAGTACACATTTGAATACCGCTTAGTCAAAGCAGACCAAGCAGGCCCGTAGCTTCACTCATTGGAAATGCATCTACTACTTTCAGCGCCTCACCCTTCCGAGACGCTCGTAGGTAGTGAAACCGCTGTATCGCGCtcaaatccgtattgctatggATTAGCGATCGGAATGTGTCATAAAACGACAACCATTTGTCGAATTCCCCATTGAATTCTGGCAGGTTTATTTTTGGCAACTGAATTCTGGCGCATGGTCCCGTGAGAGTAGCTGCCTCGGTGGAAGGGGGGAGGAATTCGAGATGGAAGACGGCAACTTTGATTTCAACCCTACTCTTACTTGAAAGTACAACTCCTCGAACTCGGCCcggatttgtttgtgctgaccGGTCTTCTCCTCGTGTTCTTCCATTTCCTCTATTTGTATCTGAACCTCCTCAAACTCGTCCCACTTTTCGTCGAGCTTGTCGATCCGTGCTTGCACCTGGAGAGCGTGATTGGCCGGATCAAACTGCTTCAGGAAACGCTCCGTGCGCATAAGGAAGTCGACAATGCTGTCTCGTACCTGTACCTTCGGCTTCAGCTTCAGCTTCTTCGGCTCACCTGTGAGCCTATTTAAATAGGCCTTGTATTTTAATAAAATCGCCAACCGCAGCAAAATTCCACTCCTTCAATAGATCCCCTGTTGAAAAGTACGAAGCACAGCACCACAAAACTTTACGGAAATCGAAATTGGAGAGAGGCTCACTTGTGAGCCCAATTAATCAGGCcttgtatttattgattaaCAGCCAACAGCAATTATGCTCCAATCGGTTTGTAGAGATGTCGTCGTCAGCAGGTAGTAATCGATTCAGCAGCAAAATTATTAGTGACTCGCCCTCGGTAGCTACAGTTGATTTTGGAAAATTCTGCAGAACTACCGTTTAGGTCCTACAGCCCGGTATCAGATTCTCGAAACGAATCCGTCGCCCAATTGATCGTCGGTCGATTGAAGAATTGTGTTCGTCTAGTAAGTAGTGAACGAAGCGAATAAAAAACAGAGCGTGCACAATAGCACTTCGGAGATAACGACAATGGATGCCTTTATCTTTTATCACAGCGCGATGATCCGTCCACGTCTTGGAGCAGTTGAACAAACGAGATGCAATGGCGAAATCTTGGCGTCTAATCGATGCAACAAAATGGTGTCCAAGGCAATATCCCACGGCActgatcctggtcacggcaccagtgTGCGGACCCTTCTCAGTAGACCAAGGACACAGGCTGTGGGATGCTGGTTGTAGGGAAATCCTTTTCCGTCGTTGGGTTTGTCAAAACCCAAAAAATTTATATCACACGCGGTGTATGAAAAACTAACTTTTATTCGTTCCAAAATTTTAATCGTGTAAAGAAACAATATGTATATATGTGACCGATCGATCTGGCGATTTATTAGCTACTGATCATGTCTCGAAATTTGGTCCAGCAGCAGTGATAACTGTTATACGTTTCCTCCGTGCAGCGAGCTAAACGACAGTAATCTTATCAAGAGAATTTATGCTGCACGGGGGGCACTCGGAAGGAGTGCATCAAACTACCGAacagttatcatctttcaaaatccagaattcaggaaaattccaaaaaattatCGCGCGAATGTTTCctttttcacttttgaagaaaaatgacatctagaataaaataattgattccTAATTTTTTCTGTCAGTAATTTTCATTCTTTATTTCAATTCTGTAATATATCTGGATTGGAAAATTATCTGGGTAAAGCGTTAgctatgaaaaacgaaaaacggaaattggactatttcttaCCAAGCGTTCCtccagataattagttttgcattaaaatcaaaacttgagctttttttgtgtgtacttttatgaacaagtagtcatttgcttgatcgcatcgttttcacgatgttgcccgttagagagtTAACTCGGTTACTGAAGGTAGTCCAACATGCATTGTGTGTAACGGACAAAATTTTTTCGCGCGATGTCCCCAGTTCAGCGAGTTGCCGTTAGATGAGAGTTTGGGGAAGAAAGCATTTTGCACGAGCACTATTGGACTCTGGTTCACAAGCCAACTTAATGTCAGAACAACTAGCCCAACTCCTTATGTTACTGAGGCGAAACAAAAGGTCAGAAATCATTGGAATTGGACAATCTAAAGGACAAACGACGTGCGAAGTGTCTGCCACAATCGGGTCAAGGATTCGAAAAATCTGTAGATGGATTTTTTGGTTTTAGGAAAGGTTATCAATAACCAGCCACTCGTCACTCTCCCGCAGATAAATGGTTTTAGCTGATCCAGAATTCTATGTATCTGTTCCCATAGACATGGTTCTTGGAGCGCAGTCCTTTTATGAATTTCATCTTCTGAACGGTGCCGGTTTCAAATGCGCAAAATCCATGATGAGCTGCCAAAATTCATGAACACTGTGTTTGGTTGGGTTGCGACAGGTGAAGTGAAGCATGCTACGAGCACCCCAAGGGTCAGCTGTTACCTAATGTTGGTCGATTCGTTAGACAAGGCAATTGAGAAATTTTGGGCCACTGAAGAACTCCCAGAAAAGTTACCGTGTTCCCTAGAAGAAGAGGactgtgaaaattatttttgcaaTACGTTTTCTCGTAACGCAGCCGGACGTTACATAGTGCGGTACCCAAAACGTATGGGTTTCTACAACATAATCGGTAAATCAAGGGATATGGCAATGCGTGGATTTCAACAGACTGAAAGACGATTGGAAAGGGACATAAATTTACGCAAACAATATAACGAGTTTATGCAGGAATATATTGACCTAGGGCACATGAAACTCATAGGAGTAGTAAATGACATACGGACTAATGAAAGGACAGTTTGCTACCTCCCTCATCACGCCGTATTTAAAGAATCGAGCTCAACGACAAAGATACGAGTGGTATTCGATGGCTCAGCCAAGACTTCAACCAACTATTCTTTGAATGAGGCGCTACTAACCGGTCCAGTGATACAAGATGATCTATTTGATTTGATGGTTCGCTTTCGTAAGCATACTGTTGCACTGGTCGCGGACGTAGAAAATATGTATCGGCAAATCCGCACACATCCAGACGATACACCTCTCCAACGGATATTATGGCGTTTCAGCCCGTCAGAACCAACGATGGAATTTGAAATTCAGCCGGTCACGTATGGCTTAAGCCCATCATCATTTCTGGCCACGCGTGTATTGAAGCAGATGGCCATTGATAGTAAAAGCGAACATAGCGAGACCGCATTGGCCATAGAAGAGGATTTTTATATGGATGACTTTCTGTCGGGGGCGGATTCTGTCGAAAAAGCGAAAAGGCTGCAAGTTGATGTTCAGACAATATTAGCAAAGGGGGGATTTCAATTACGGAAGTGGAGCTCGAATAAGCCAGGAGTACTGGAAGATCTACTAGCGGAAGCAGTCGACAATACAACCAAATTGCACCATGAGCAACCAGTGAAGGTAAAAACATTAGAAGGGGTGTGGGAGATCAAATCAGATTGCCTTAGTATCGAGGTGCATGCTACAAACGACAATATACAATGGACAAAGCGAAAAATTTGTTCAGAGATCGCCAAGCTTTACAACCCACTAGGGCTTGTGTCACCTGTAGTTGCGTGGGCTAAAATTTGTCTGCAGCATGTCTGGTTAGCCGCAGGTGACTGGGATGATGTTGTACCAGATGAAATCAATACTAAATGGTCCAATTTCTACAGCCAATTACCGTTCCTGCATGGGTTTAAGGTATCTCGTTTCATTTTTGCTGCTGATTCAACTGTGACCCAATTTCATGTGTTCTGTGATGCCTCCGAAGTAGGATACGGTGCATGCATGTATGCACGAACAGTTGAAAGAGATGGCCAAGCAAATGTAAAGCTAATCGCATCTAAAGCGTGTGGCACCGTTGAAAAGAGTGTCATTACCACGCTTAGAGCTCGGCGCTGCACGTTTGGGAGCCAGATTGTATGCTAGAGTTTCCGCGGCGTTGCGAATGGAAGGAATACGTTGATGGTTCTGGTCCGACTGAATGGTTACACTGTGTTGGATTCGCGCATCACCAAATACGTTGGCAATCGCACTTCTGAAATCCAGCTTCTAACACATGGACGTAGCTGGCATCACGTTAAGAGTTGTGATAATCCAGCTGATCAAGTTTCCCGTGGGTTACTGCCGAGTGAGTTTTTACACAGCACAATCTGACAATGTGGACCAACATGGCTTCAAAAAGAAGAAGACTGGCCTCGTAATGTGACGTTGGATACCTCACCGGAGGATATGCTAGAGAGAAGAAAGCTTGTTGCAGTGGTACAAAACGTTTCAAATGTCGACACTCTATATGAACGGTACTCTACAATACCGCTACAGCTTATCGTTACATCTGAGCTAAATAGGGCAAAGTTGGCACTTGTAAAAGGAGTACAGCAAGATGTTTTCATTCAGGAAGTGAAGGACCTAACTACAAAAAACGTATCATTACACTCGTCATTAAAAAGGACCCTATCTCTAATTCGCCAGGAATACTGGCCTATAAGGGGGAGAGATTTAGTCAACTATGTTTTCCACCACTACTATACATGTTTCCGTCAAAACCCTGCCCCTATTGCTCAACCTCAAGGACGATTACCAAGTGCTCGCATTGTACCAAATCGCCCCTTTGCCGCAACTGGTGTTGATTATTGCGGTCCAGTCTACCTCAAACCCACGCACCGTCGAACTGCCGCCCGAAAAGCATGTATTCATCTGCCTTGCGTCAAAAGCGGTCCACCTTGAACTGGTATGCGACCTTTCCACAGACGCCTTCATAGCCGCACTTCGCCGGTTTGTTGCCCGACGAGAAGCACCCGTGGAAATACATTCCGACAACGGTACCAATTTTCAAGGCAGGAAGAACAAGCTGGTTGAATTGTACGAGTTCTTGAACAAGCAACAAAACAAGGAAGCTGATATGAATGAATGCAGTACTAAGGGCATTACATGGCACTTTATTCCTCCTAAAGCTCCAAATTTTGGGGGACTATGGGAGGCAGCTGTGAAGACGGCCAAAAGCGCCCTCCTGAAAGTGATTGGCACGACAAAGTTATCCTTTGAGGACTTTGCAACTGTCCTCACACAGATAGAAGGATACATGAATACACGGCCCTTAACTCCACTTTCCGAGGATCCCGCATAGCCAGAGGCATTGACACCGGGCCACTTTCTAACCGGTACCGCGCTCACAAGCCTTCCAGATCCTGACTACACCAACACACCTGTAAATCGACTGCGACATTATCAACAGCTACAGCGCTTAAACAGGACCTCTGAAAGAGATGGAGAAACGAGTACTTAACGGAGCTAAATAATCAGCGGAAGGCATCACCTTCGCCTGTAGAAATATACCCGGGACAAATAGTGCTACTGCTTGAGGAAAATAAACACCCAATCACCTGGCCGTTGGCGAAAGTTGAAACGGTTTCACCAGGACCAGACGGCGTCGTTCGGGTTGTAACCGTTCGGACTAAAAGTGAAATCTACACTCGACCAGCCTGTAAAATATGCCCGTTACCATTCAATCGTCATATCAACGATACTGCAAGGGttcttaaaaaaacaaaataaaaaataacaaattcgcATGCAAATTTAGGTGGCCGACAATGTAAAAGAGCTTCAATGGAACGTCAGAACTAGCGTTAGTTAACAAAATCGATTGAAGCGGGATATCAGACAGATCGACACTTAACGAAAACAGCATAGGTCAAAGTCAATGGCATTATATGAATATGTATCACAATTGCTTGATCGGTTGTCGTGTACAATTAGTCAGTCATTCGTCAGTCCTTAGTGCGCTCTGTATTGGAATATGCCTCGAATGTGTGGGCACCGTACTATCAGAACAGTATTCAACGGATTGAGGCAATCCAACGAAAATTTGTGCGTTTCGCTTTACGGCTCCTACCTTGGAATGATCCATTAAACCTCCCAAGTTACCAAAATCGATGTAATCTGATCGGGCTTGATACGTTGGCACTTCGGCGCGATGTTACCAAAGCTACCTTTATCTCCGACATCTTAACGTCGTTTGTTGATTGTTCCGATATTCTGCAACTCCTAAGCATAAACATTCGCCGTAGAAATCTTCGATCCCATGCCTTTTTTTACATTCCCGTCTCACGTACTAATTATGGTAGTAATGAGCCTCTCAGTAGCATGTGTCGCGTTTTTAATAAATGTTAtaatgtttttgattttaaCGTATCTCGAACCGTTCTAAAAACTCGTTTTCGTAGGGCTCTGAAACAAATGTAGTTTGTCCTTTATAATATCAATAGTATCGTGTTAGTCCTAAGCTACTATTTTTTGTATACATCTAGTTCTTGTAAGTTATTTGTTAAGAAAACTCTGTGCGCTTTTTTTTAAGTTAAAAAAtgtatcatttggtgtaaatctgttggtactaaaagataggaggttttgtgcctacTGGAAAAGGAACGTTATAACTGTTCCACTCCAGCGGGCGTTTCCCttctcaaataaacattgtcttGCGCTCGTTAGGGCTAAAAGTCCGGTAATTCAATCCGTAATGTGATATATACTAGACTGTTAAATAAACTATGATCTTATAAGGATTAAGAAAGTCAAATACAAGCTTTCAATAAAGTCGACTCGGTGTTTGTTAGAACGAAAGGCGTTTTATGTGTTTACCGGAACGATCTAccatgcaaacaactttgtgaGAACTACAATCGTGTTGGTGCATCGGGTTTAAGTAAAGGCAACAACCATAGCTGCATTATAGAACGGAACCCCTAAGGACTGCAACGGTCAGGTCACaacattggtgccgtgaccaggatcggGTTCCAAGAAACTGGCGCGCTTTGGTTGAAAGCGCAATGTacaacgcgggtgttcggggaaaggccccGTTTTtctggaatagaccaacctcgttgttttacctttgttataatataatataatataatgttataatggccgaatcacatatacccaTCGATAGAGCTGGAGCAATGTctgtttctgtgtgtgtgtgtgtgtgtgtgtgtgtgtgtgtgtgtgtgtgtgtgtgtgtgtgtgtgtgtgtgtgtgtgtgtgtgtgtgtgtgtgtgtgtgtgtgtgtgtgtgtgtgtgtgtgtgtgtgtgtgtgtgtgtgtgtgtgtgtgtgtgtgtgtgtgtgtgtgtgtgtgtgtgt harbors:
- the LOC128739980 gene encoding uncharacterized protein LOC128739980, which encodes MKDMAVRRLVQLERRLSKDPELRRQYNEAMQAYLDQNHMGIVPEEELKRDKRIAFYLPHHPVFKEASATTKIRPVFDGSAKSSSNYSLNDALMIGPVIQDPLFDLLLRFRKHLVALVADIEKMYLQVTVHPEDTPLLRILWRFLPSEPISTYEMTRVTFGLAPSSFLATRCLQQLAYDEDSEEEAILLRQKLKQLLSKGGFRLRKWVSSSKNVLAGLAADELGTSSTLSFDQEHVKTLGVNWQPGPDLLSIDASGLTVSGQWTRRKVYSVIAQLFDPTGITAPVIAWAKIRMQLLWVATQGWDDPLSADLEKQWADFCQQLPLLSNIKVDRYAFIDNPMLIQFHTFSNASEAAYGACIYACSISQFGRIKVELVAAKSRPASLKKATLPRLELCGAFVAAKLYRATVHALKMEEVEAWFWSDSTVVLSWLKLPSYVWPTFVANRVSHIQELTKGHRWNHVKGTENPADLVSRGVMPRDLPDLPQWFHGPHWLSLPDHHWNTKEQLEYEKPSEELLQKRKNVLVVTDHTLTHPILDRYSSYWKLLRITTYCIRFIRRCQRRKPPPITPSLSVKDLQQAKYVLVRCVQRESFAVEIKALVNHRTIHAHSSLKLLNPFLDQLGILRVGGRLRLATESYAVRHPMIIPGNHSFSRKVAVAYHEIALHSGPRMTLAQIRQEFWPLKGRGLATHIFCNCIRCFRSNPVSISQPPGQRPKPRTTPTRVFAVTGVDYCGPIYLKPVHRKAASQKAYIAVFVCFSTKAVHLELAGDLTTAAFLGVLRRFISRRGLPAEIHSDNGLNFQGASNHLRELTPGHFLTGASLLTIPEPDYAGVPTNRLQHYQQMQQH
- the LOC128739981 gene encoding uncharacterized protein LOC128739981: MRKIHDELPKFMNTVFGWVATGEVKHATSTPRVSCYLMLVDSLDKAIEKFWATEELPEKLPCSLEEEDCENYFCNTFSRNAAGRYIVRYPKRMGFYNIIGKSRDMAMRGFQQTERRLERDINLRKQYNEFMQEYIDLGHMKLIGVVNDIRTNERTVCYLPHHAVFKESSSTTKIRVVFDGSAKTSTNYSLNEALLTGPVIQDDLFDLMVRFRKHTVALVADVENMYRQIRTHPDDTPLQRILWRFSPSEPTMEFEIQPVTYGLSPSSFLATRVLKQMAIDSKSEHSETALAIEEDFYMDDFLSGADSVEKAKRLQVDVQTILAKGGFQLRKWSSNKPGVLEDLLAEAVDNTTKLHHEQPVKVKTLEGVWEIKSDCLSIEVHATNDNIQWTKRKICSEIAKLYNPLGLVSPVVAWAKICLQHVWLAAGDWDDVVPDEINTKWSNFYSQLPFLHGFKVSRFIFAADSTVTQFHVFCDASEVGYGACMYARTVERDGQANVKLIASKACGTVEKSVITTLRARRCTFGSQIVC